The following DNA comes from Grus americana isolate bGruAme1 chromosome 13, bGruAme1.mat, whole genome shotgun sequence.
TAATGTCTTATATCCTGCAACACTATTTCAGAGCATCTTTAGGAAAAGCTGATAATAGAGAATAGTGCAGATTATATTGTTATCTTAAGTTTCTAAATGGaatgtttttgtattttcttttacctAGTGCAGTCTAAAGTCTCACAAGTGTTAGTATGTAGAGCAGGGATATCCTGGAAAACAATTCCTCTGGTTTCACTGGTATCCACGGCATTAAATTTAGCAGATCTAATTTCATAGGCGTTCTTGCATGGGGAGTGGAAATTGAATGTATGGCTGGCATATACGCTGCTGTTTCCAACCTCAGACACATACAGAATAGCAGGACTGTTGGTAGACAGCTAGTTGTGTCGTTACAGCATTGTTCATGACTGTTCTCAGCATCTGAAGCAGTCCTTTGGGACTAAAGACAGCCAAGCACAAATTAAGGCAAATATTATTCTCTATGCCAGTGAGTGTTTCTGATATTCAGAAAATCTATGAGCAAAGATCAAGGGTGCAAAGGGATGTTTTATCCCCTTCTGGTTTCCTACTAAGAAAGGCAAAAGCTGTGTGCTGTGAGTGTGCATGTATCTGCTCTCTCAAAGCTATAGCTAACTTGCTGGAGATAGCTCATTTAACTTGTACTTAAAATTTGTATAGCATTACAAGTGATTTCAGAAAGAATCAATCAGAAGTCCCCACCAgattaaatgattttaaaaaaagaatttttgctaaaaaattaagaatttgaCTGCCTTTCATGCTTCTTGTGTGTCAGAACATACGATTGTTAACCTAATGGACCCCAAAtacttttgtatttcagtttgttttcaaaaacagaTTGTGCTGTATAAATAAACCCTTTTGAAGTGATGCAAAAGTTATGTTAAATGAAACACCATAAGATTATTCCACTGATAATAATTCTTTGTGGGGTCATATTTCAGCAATGTGGAGGttacttcagtgtttttctctCCACTTCAGTTACTGcttatgagaaaaagaaaacattaattttcaacattgttgaaagaaaaagattcagGTCACTAGATATATAGAAATGATTGTAAAATTAGCTTTCTGggctttttgtgtgtgattAGAATACTTAGCAATAGAATGACTTCATTCCTTTTTGTTGCGTCATTGCATAAAGTATTTTGCGTGTAGAGATCAGTGCAGATCACATCACTGTAAttaatttcagatgaaaaacaaagtttGCCATTATTTCACAATTTAATTTGGTTTACATGCTATCCTGTGAGTTGGAGATGATTACACTAAGTCAGTTCTTGGTTTAATTTATATACATCTAGTAGAAGCTTTGTCCCCATGCAGATGTAGTGTCTACTATATCGAACAAATTGTTACAACCTCAAGTATCAAAAAATTAAGAGATTTCACTGACGATGTTTACCACTTCTTAAAGTGgcttatttcaaaattacattCTAAAGCTTTTAGATTGTTTAGCTTATATAATATCAATGAAGAGGCAGacaaataatataaaaagtaaatagaTGATTCATTATATAGTTTTCCAAGTATTGtgtctgaaatttaaataaatgtcaaatCTAGGAAATGCAGGTTTATGATTACAGCATCATTATATAGAtggactaaaaagaaaaataaaaaatatagcTACCTTCATACAAAACAATATTCCCACAAATCAAAGCAGATCAGAAAACTAGGTTACAGATAGTATTAACAACTGGAAACATTCTACTTCCAACAGACGCATAATGGATTATATGTCTTATGCAAACTGAAATTATGGTTCTAattctgcagtttttaattACATGAATAGTCTTCACACGTCTAATTTCTCACTAAACTGAGTGGTGATGGCTTATATGAGTAATGATTCAGACCGCTCCCTCTAGGACCCAGAACTCAAATGtctatttatatataaagtTACACGTGCAATTAGCATATTAGATTAAGTTGCTAAGGGAGTATCATGTTTGGTGTGTCTGGTACTCCTCAGTCATTTTATATGGTATAAATAGTTAAATATtctcttttgttgtcttttctcACTTCCACCTTTCTCACTTGTTTTTCCCCAAGGTTCATGCTATTTATATATAGATTCTTCCAGATTATACAAAGGAATTgcctttgaatttttaaatattttttttttctcaaggcaATTATACATGGCTGTACGACCTGATGTTTACAAAACCCCCGTGATTTTTGAAGTCATGTTTTAGGCTATGTAATTCCTTAATGCTGTGACACATCAATGAGTTCAACTGTGTATGTTCTTTGAACACTTGTGTGCAAGAGACAGGCTAGACTGATCATAGACTTCAGTGATTGTTTTAATGCATAGTGGAAAACTGACCAAAATAACAGACCACACATTTATACTGTGATTGTGACTTCCATTTCTGTGCACTGGAATTGGAAATAGCTTTTAGAGGACTTGTTAGTTTGTTTAATTTGGTAGAGATGTTATTAGTAAGTATATGATAAATAATGTCATGCAATACGgtgtaaatgaaagaaaacattcagttcaatcaaacacacacacacccccggcccTTTGGAGGCTCAAGAAATCAATTTCTGGCACTTAGGAAAACCACAGTAGATATTCTGACAAAATTACTGGAATTGAGCAATAAACATAATTGCTTTTGCTAACTACCCTCTGTGGGTGAcagattttcagagatgctgtaattttatttgtatttgccTATATGGCTTCTAGTCACATTGCTTTCAGCATGAAATGCTTCTGCTTGGCTGTATGAGAAGATGCAGAAGAGCCTTCATGCTGGTTAAGTGCCATGTGACTTTTCACCTTTCCACAGGTTTAATCAGTGGTAGCTGATTAAGCTACATTTCCAACTGCATCACAGTactgcagcagcaagctgtcAGGATGGATGACAGAATCCAGCCTTCTAGGACCACCTTCTTCCAACAGAAAGTCCCTTGTAGTgtgaaacagagagagaaaagggttGTCTTTTGTAAAACTGCTATCAACGTGTagcaaatcaaaatatttttactcttaTTCTGTATTGAATTAATTAGGGAATGGGTAGTCACTTTCACGGGATATTTTAATATCGTTTGTCCCACTGCTTATAAGATACCTTCTTATAGGGGAGCCATAGTTTAACATTGTGATGCTGTTATATTTAACGAAAAGCATAGTTAACTAACATAAGATGAAGACGTATTTACTACATACAtccatctccttccttttcttgtccttccCTCAACACATGCAGATAATTTTATATGAAAGACATTCTTGTCTAATCCCACTGTTATTGTATGCTTACCATAGCAAATGCTGCTCACGTGTAGACTTCTATTTTGTCCAGATCTCTTCCTGCATTAAAAGACTTCCATAATCGTATTGAGAGAAAGCACTTAGAGATCTGTAATCCACTGGTCTTACTGAATGACTTTTTACATAATGAAAATCTGTGAAGGGTAAATGTGTTGACTAGGAGTCCCATTAGCACTTAAATATAaagtatttctggaaaatatacagaaatgcTACAAACCTTATAAGAGAAGAAAGCCCATAAGCAATTTTTTCAGACTACAAACAATAATCAcgtgtttaatttttaatctgaaagcTAATGATATCAGTCTTttactcttttaaaataattgcattcatgtaaaaaatattttcatatttacatgaagaattttaaaacaaattttatttcatgtttgtaATGCTAAAGTTTCGTGTTACATTGTTTGCAACGTAAGCAGAATCACTTTAATTACGATTCTGTGTTCATTTTGTTAGTAAACTAAAAGACGGTGTAGAGGGTTTTTATGCTGGTAGACTGGAAGTCCTGGAACAAAATTACAAATTGCTGCATTTAACAGACTCAGTTCCGATAGTTTGATACGACTGTTGATAGTCGTTGCTATCAATACTGCAGGACCAATTTTCACACTCCTTAGGCTGTGTATATCTTTTGCTAAGGTAAATGCAAGCTTTGCTGGCTGAAAGGGGGCAGAGTTTGAATCGCAGCACAGTGAGGATCCAGTAAGTTAGTCTAGTCTAGGATGTTCTCTAGTTTTCAATTGCCTGAGCCAATGGTTCGGTACTTAACAACACTGAACAAGCAGTGCTGAAGGCAACGTTGTCCCTGTTATCCTAAATGTTATTGTAGCTGTTTCCTCAGGCAGAGATTTCTTGACTTTTCAGACTGCTGATTCACTATATTCAACTTTGGGAGCCTGAGAAGGGTGCATTTATGTAAAGAAGATTGTAACGAGAGACCTTAGCATGTCACTTTTATTCCTATGGTTGAAATAAGACCTTTTTGTTTAGAAGAGCTTACTGACAAGCTGTATTAATATTCcaatttttgtttggttttaattactgCTGCAAGCCAACCAGTGAGTTATAAGAACATActttattttaagttaaataaATAGTGACAGTAACAAGTTTGAATTATTCAAAGTGTAGAAAATACCACCCATGCACAGGCAAAATCAGTGTAATTCAAGTCAGGAATAAGATTTTAGTATACAGCAAATTTAATGAATGTATCCTGTGAATAGAGACAAAAGAACTTAAGTAGAACAACATTGAAATTAAGCAATGATCATCTTCTGTACTGAAAACACAGTAACATTCTCATTCACTGACTAGCATGAGAGTATCTGCATTTTACTCATGCTATTTAAATATTGAGTATTTTGAAGTTCGACTTCGCATTTTTCACTTACAAAAATAGCATTTCCAGTCTCCTTCCAGTTGCATTCCAGTGGGGACAAAAATGAAGACTGCAAATCTACAACatctatttatttcttaatttaaaagaagcagTAGACCTTTTGGGCAATGGTAGTTTCATCTTGCTTTAATTTTGTGCGCTGTTGTGCCTGAACTATGTCACATTGAGTGTACACTTGGATCAAGTGTGGGAGATTAATGGCAGGAACATTACCCATTTAGATGGTGCCAATCCTCTGTTAGAATTctatttaatcttttaatttcagatagCCTAAGTATAAGATGATACAGATTTTTAGGAACAAACTAATGATGAATAAATCTGCAGCCAGATTTGTCTTAAgatttgaaaatacattatttttccaaggtCCAGTCCTTTAAATACTAATTGCGTGCATATTCATAACGAAGTAAGACTTACATAATTATAGGCTATTCATACGAATTCTTTGAGTCCTGTATCCAAATTCCAAAAAATGCAATAGCCTGAAAACTTATCAACTCGCTGAGGCTTGCTTTTGAAGATGAGATTACCTATTCTTAAAAATTCTTCTATGCAACTAACCGTGGATAATCAGTATACCCACTTCAGGATACTAAGATACAAGATAATGAATGCTGTAGGTGTTCCATTTACTTATCCAACAGAAAATGGACTTGCATTACTTGGGTTTTCAGAACATGTGGTTAAATGCTCTGATTTCCAAAGGAACATGGAGTTTTCAAGAAGCACAGAATAGAGTCCGACTTCTTATCCATCTTCCTGTGAATTAAGTAAAAGGAGAgtgcaaagaatgaaaatatccACAAATCCTTAGTGACTAGTGGTGGCAATCCAAATATGTACATTCACTTGCAGCTTGTGCTGTATTTTCCATAAATATATTTACTCAATATGATTGCGAAGGAGATAATCTAATTTAAATCAACACACAGCAATTACACCTTGTCTAGACAGACTGAAACAGTAGCACCGATAAATACAGGCTTGACTTCGTTAGAATGCTGCCAGGGATCTCTACGAACCTAGATTAACTACGTATAAAACACATCCTATGGAATGAGTGAAATACAGTAGAAAGGAATGTGGAGTCATCTTATAAAACTGTGAATTCCCACAAGAATGGAGCTAGACTGGATCATTGTGCAGAACTCACGTTATCCTTCAACATAATGATAGTCTATAGCCTTTAATTCAGGCCTCCACTTACCGTTTTTCCTCacctacattatttttttctcatgtacaAGTGACCAGATTCAAATTTGTCACACgcttttcctccccaaatccaGTTCTCTTAAGTTTTAAGGAATAAGCTGTTTGCTGCAGTTTTTCAAAGGATGTTTAGTTCTTAATTCAAAAATATTAGCTGGTTTTGAGTGTTCtcaacataattttatttaagaagcATGAAGACTATTGTCTAGTAACTTCACAAAACTTGTCCAATTGTTACTTTTTCATAATGTGTCCATAATAATCAATGCAGAAGAATATTAACTTACTAAACCCCCAGTATGACAGAGTCTTTATATTTGCCTGAGGAGTGCCTCATACACCTATGGCACTACAAAGTGTGTGTTCACAGTAACAGAAGACATTTCCGTAAGTTACATAATAAATACATAGGTCCTTGTAGAAGCCATTATAGAGTTTCTCTGCAAAGTTAGTGTCTGTCGCCCcaattttacatttaaacatTGACAATTTTACAAGGAAGCAGTTGGAAGTTTTATGCTACTCTTGCATTTACCTCCCAAAATTGCAGTGTATCAAATTGGACCAATCCTGCAGGCTTCCTGTTTCCCAAGTGATTAATCAGACATGAATGAGATATGAAACTGAGACACATTTTTAGCTTTGTCTGGATTTCTGCAAAGAATTCAGGAGCTTGCAGAAATGTGACTGTACATATACAGGCATCACTCCCTGCCTGTCAACATGAGAGGGGATCTCTTTTTGGATTATTAGAAAGGTCTGCTTTAACTCaacttcatttctgtttgccagaatttcttttcaaaaattacTGCTTCTGCTGCGAGTAGATTCATAGTTAATTGTGGAGTGCAGACTGTTTGcttctacagaaagaaaaatttaaaccagTGGCAAGATACTCAGCCTTTCTGTAGGGGAAGGCAAAATCGTCGTAAATGAGGATGAGAACCACGAGACTTGctagtatttttctgaatatgcagctctcccttttttctctctggattTGGAAAGCCATTAGTCATTCGCATATGCTGTGCCAACCCATGCAACTGGGTTCTGTACAATCCAGTCTAAATCAACAAACAGTATTTGGTATGAAACATTGCTCGTTCTGttttctccatcctcctccacACTTCCCCTCTCCCTAGCCATTAACATCTAAAATAGATTGTTTACATTCTTTTATTGGGGTCCATCCTTCTCCTCTTACTCCACTGaatattttgtgtatttgatggaaaaaaagtaTCCTATTTGCTTTGTCGGACAAAACACCTGTGTTAGCCTCCAGGTTTGTGTTACTCTCAAATACTGTAAACAGTGACCAGCAGCAAACACCAGAGTCTattcaagaacaaaaaatacaggCTTCTGAGAATAGTGCTCTATTAATAGCAGACAAATCCCTGTTATAGCCAGTAGTGATAATACCCTGATACTTCAGAGTTAACCGTTACAAGTCCAGCAGATGCAGACATCCTATTCTGCAGGCTGATTTGCAtgccttttcttcaaaaagcaagaagaaacaaatcGTGCGTTCTAGGATATTGAGAGGcaaaagttttgctttgtttttttcaagtgctAGGTTTAAATTCTCAGCTCATCCAAGTGAcctgttttgaaattaaaggTGAGACATGAAACACTCCCAGGACAGACCAGAGGGGGATCGCTCTTGTCAGAGCCCGCACCACCCTAAGAGAGTTTTACCACACACACTGCCAGGACAATAGCAATAATGAGCACAGCGGAGAAAATAATCCCAGCTAGAATTTTGCTGATATCgcagaaggatttattttcctccacaGAGATCATGCCAATAGAAGAAGCGCCCACGCTGATGGTGGATTTTAGTTCAGCCCCTGGGTCTTGCTTAGCCTCTACTGTCCACTGGGGGACATTGACCTTCATTTCCATCTCGTACATCATCTCTCCTACCTGGTTGATTTCGTTCTCGAGGTCTTTCAAATCCACCACGTCTATATTGTGCTCAGCCTCGTATTTCATGTTCTGGACGCTCATCGCCCTGGCAGCCACGCCAGAGGTTCCCCCACTCATGCCTGTCTGGATCAGGTGCTTTTTGGGGACGTTTAGTGGGAACTCGtggcccagctccagggctCTCCTCATGTCGATCTCCAGGATCTCTAGGCACGTGGAGAAAATCACCCATAGCCTCTCGAACTCGGCTTTATCTTCTTTACTCACGGTTTTGTCCTTCAGGACCGTGGTGAGCTTGTTCCTGTTGGCCACCGCTAGCTCCTGGGCTTTTTGCCGGGTTTTCTTGAGCTCCTCCCGCAGGTTCTGGGAGTCCGAGGTGCCGCCGATGGTCAGCACCATGTGCCGGTAGCAGGCGGTCACTTTGTTGAGCGCGTCCAGCAGCGCTTTGCATTCCTCCTTCACCATGAtcccggcggcggcgcggggctgcGTCCCCGccgctctgccctgctgccGCTCCGCCCCGATTACCCGGTGCCGGGACCAGGGAGCTGCCAAAGCCGGACGCTACCAGCACACATGGCAAGCGGTAGCCTCGGGTCCGCCCTCTTACCCGCCTCGCGTCCTCGCCGGCTGCTCAGGCGGCGCCGACGCCTCTGGAAGCCCGGGCGGGCtgcgggggtccccagggggcAGGCAGCATCGCTCCCCGCCTGCTACTGCCACCGTGCAGGAGAACCGGGGCGGCTCATTCCGCACCGCGCTGAACGGCAGCCAGAGCTTCCAGCGATCGGGCGCCGCTTTTTGAAAAGTGCCGAACGccgaggagggaggagaaaaaaaatacgcGAAGTGTAAAGCTCAGGAGAAGGAGAGCCGGGAGCTGGCTGGCCCCGGGAGCTGGCTGGCCCCGGCCGCCGCTCGCCTCTAACTCGTCCCAGCTGGGCGCGCGCAGAGTCACATGGCGCCGCGCGCGGAGCGCCCGCGGTCTCCCGGGCGCGGCCCGGCCCTATAAGCCCTCGCAGGCCCCGCCTCCGCAGGCTCTGGCCCCGCGGCGGCTGCCCGGCTCCTCGCTCGCTCCCCGGCCATTGGCTTCGTGTGGCGTCTCCGCCGTGCCGGGCCCGCCCTGGATCCCGGTAGGGCTTGGTTGAGGCGCGGAGCGCTTGGGGGAGGTGGGCTGCCAGCGGCTCTCTGTGGCCGGGGAGGAAGGGAGACAATGTTGTCGGTGTAAGTAGCGCTCCCACCTCGGGCGCCGCCGGCCCGCTGCTCGGCGGGAGGACGGCTTCCCGCGGCGCCGAAGGGAGCGCGCGGTTGCGGGGCCTGCCTGAGGGAGCCGCCTGGCCCGTGAGGCAGCCGCCGCCCCGCCGTCGGGGTGGTCCCGGCGGTGCCCTCCCGGCGTTGCCCTCCCGCCCCTCGGTggcggagggaggggggcagggcGCGGCTGCGGCCTGGTCTCCGTGCGGCGGGCGGGGGCTCTGCCGGCCTCGGCCGCGGCCTGCTCCCGGCCTGGGGCTGTGGCACGGAGCCGCCGAACCCGTGCGGGGTGACGGGGGGCCTGCGGCGGGGGTCGGGTGGTGCTTGCTCCCGTGCCGTTCGGGGCACGAACAGGTGGCACTTGTCGGGGCCCGTGGTCTCTCTGGAACCTGCCTTCCATCCCGCTCCTTTCCTGGGGCAAGGCGGCAGAAACGTTTAATGTGGTGTTGAACTTCATTTAACCCCGGCTACGTAGGTTATTTATCTGAATTCAGTGCTGTCAGACTCAAACAGACTTCATGGTGCAGTGGGTGTCCTGGAGTGTCACAGGCACTCCAGAGCAGTGCTGGGGGAAAGAACTCCTATTGTCCTCACTTCTTGCGTGAGGTGTTAAGGCAGCCGGTGGGACGAGCTGGTGTGCAATCCAGAATGTCTGCAGCTAGCTCAAGTCAAGTGATTGTACATCAGGAAGTCCAGGAAACACACTAGTTCCTCACTGGCAGGAATGATGCTTCACGGACTAGCTTTGTGAATGTGCTGAAGTACAATATAATGATCAGTGATGGACACTAGGCTGTGTTCATATATACATCTGGACCTTCTAGAAGGACAGAATTGATGATGAGTGCTACATAGTAAATTATGTTGGCTCTAGCACATAATGTGTCTTTTCCAAAGTGGCCTTCTGGAGATCTTGCTTGTCCTAACATATGCTACTACATATTCCTCAATATTTGTGGGTAACTGAATGGTCGTCTGATGCTATAGTAACTTGAAAAAGCTGTGAAGGCATACTCCCCTGAGAAGGGGGAGTTTGACCCTTTCCCTTATCATGTCGCTCCTGTAAGTGCGGCGTTTGCTAGGAGGAGCAGAGTCCAGACTGGCTTTCTGGTGCTGAGCCCAGACTGAAGAGTCTTGCCTAGACGTGTTCTGTCTTCTAGAGGATCTTGGTAACTTGGACTCCACTgactctgttttttctgttctgccttAATTTTGGCCCTAATTCTAAGCCATATGTGGCTTCTGCTGCAGGTTGCCACCTGTGGATGAAACTACCTTTTAACTGCTGTAGGGTCCCTAGTTACTAGAGAGTAAACTGAGTAACTCTAGCAATTTGTGTGTTGGTAGCCTAGAAGCAGCGAATTGATGTTTGTTTCCTTGCAGGAATAAAGAAACACAGGATGATTTTGACCTTATAAGTGAAGTCTTATAATTGCTTAATCATTGTCAGGTGGAAAAAGGATTAGCTCTGGGTTTGAATCTGACTTAAGTGTTAAGTTTATTGCTAACTAAATTATGcatatttgtgtttgtgtttagTAGCTGTGTTTAAAGTCTGCCACATATCACTGAAGTTACTGTTCATTGTGGCACATGAGAATCTTGAAACTGCTTCTCTGAAAGTAGctgaaaaggggaggggggtaTTGTTTCAGGAACATGTGACTACTTAAACCTGAAGGTGGCAGCAGTTATAATCTGTATCAGATAATGCCTAAATACATCTTTAGGTTGGTCATGTGGGAAGAAAGAGGCTGTTATTTAGATTAGTTCTAAATTAAGTTTAGCTGCATGCAGTTATCCAGTTTGGGTAGGTTGTGGAAACTCTTAAAATTGTAGTTTGTCAAACAGGCATGATGCTCTGAAAATCCACATCTTGATATCACTTTCAAACAAGATGCTGATTAGCCAAAATATTGTCCTGGCCAAACTATTAGGATGGAGTGTAAAAATCCTTAGAAGTGAATTAGGAGGCAGCATAATGAGTAGGAagagaaatgtatttccttGTTCTGTAGAAATGCTTTCTTGCAATAGATCTTAATGACCATATTCTCCCTATTCCAGTACccttaaaaatgtttacaaagtATTTTGTGATGCGTCTTGAACATCACTACTTGTTAAATGCTATATCCTTGTTTTAATAGACTTTTAAGTAGAATTTTAGGTCAATACAAGTCTGTCTTGTTTAAATGGTTGGTAAGCCTTGTCTGATGGGCTTGCTTTTGGACTAAGCTCATATACTGAATTCAGTCTGTAGAATGCTGTGGCCTGGGAGTGTTTGAAGCCACTGTGAGCTGAGAAGGGAAAATAAGGATGGAatacagtgaaaatgaaatatgacaTCAATCACCTCCCTCCCCCGATAACACTATGCAACTTCCTTCAATAATCACTCTGATTTGCTTTCTGCTAAGCATTGTGCCGGTAAAGTGGCTTGAGGATTTGATCCATAACAAGAATCTTAATTTATGTTATGGGAGAATGTTAGACTGATGTGTCTGTGTCATGGTGTTTACTGTCAGGAAGCTCTTAATTACCTCAGGCTGGTGTATGGTGCATTATGTAGCAACAGAACACCAGTGGtggttaaaataatttattttgctagtTGAAGTTACCTTCTATATTGTGTTCCAGCCTTCCTTACCCTTGCTTTGCTCCCTAAAGGAGAGAACTAGTGTAATTCTACAATGTTTTTCATAACTAGATATTCTAGTAGTGGTCTGATGTTTAAGTTTCTTGCAATGATGAGGTAAGACTTAGTGCTGGCCTGCAAAGACTTGTTTTTTCTATTGAGATGTACAGAGAATGAATTAAATTCCTGTCCAGTTGTCTGGTTTAAGAACAATCTGAACTAAGGTAAATGGAGTATAGGGTTGCTGGCTTCGGTTCCCTTGTGGGTGGCCTGTGCTGGGTCTGACCCTGCGTACTTGGTTTCTTTACAGAATTGCCACTAGTCTTGGCATTGGTGTCAGTCTTACATGGTCTGCTGTAAACAGCGGTGGTCTGTAACTCTGTAGTCAAGAAATGGCATTAACCTTCTGTGACCCACATCTCAGCAGTACAGTGTTCAGGCCCATTGCACCCTCAGTACACAGGCTGGGGAACTATACCATTATTGCCTCAGTAACTAAAAGATCAAAATAATTGGCTTAAGTAAAACACAGTTTATCCTTGTATTCCAACTCCTTAGTTTTTGTTGtgttctgcccccccccccccaaaaaaaaaagtgcatgtgCCTACACCTCTGGAAGCCTGAGGAGGTGGCTTAAATACAGCTCACTAATATTTGGATGAAGCATCCTTGTTTCAGAAGGTGTTTTGGGAACTTTGTACTTTCTGTTAATGTTTTTCCTCTAAACATGTTCCTTGTAATTGTTTATGTGGTTCACTGATCAGCACTCTCTGCACCCTGTTCCAGGGCTTGCTTGTGAATAGCTCAGGGAATCTGAGAATTTAATGCAGCTTTAATAGTGGTTAGCCAAAGAATGAAAATTCTTTGCAGCTACTCTGGATTTCTAAACCTGCAAGAATTGAGAACTGGGAATCTAGCCTCTATTCTGCTGTGAAGAGGAGAATGCAGCTTGTTCCTCATACTTGGCTAATGACAAGTAAGATTATCCAGTCACTGCTGCTGATTTTTGAGATAAATTGGGAAGCTTGCCTGTTGAAGGATGagccactttttaaaatgtactttctcTGGAGGAAAGAAATAGTGACTGTAGAGAGTCAAGCCAATCTGTTCTCTGGCCATAAGTCTGAGACAAGAATGTGTCCACCTCAAACTGGGGTGCAAAAACACTCTTAAAATATGAAGGGCGAACcttcttactattttttaagAATGAGCTCAGTTCTAGAGTTTACAAGATGGAGTTCATTGTGAAAAGCTGTGTGATAGACACCATCTGCACAGTACTGCCCTGTGGCTGGCAGGTGCTGTATGGTCTCTGGGGAGGCCTGCCTGAGAAGGATGGGAGCAGTGGTAGGAGAGCCAGAGTTAGCCTGAAAAAGGGCTTGGGAGGTGTTGGGcagagacaaaaccaaaatcatgAGATCCTGTGCCAGCTCTAACCCTTCCTTGGAAGAAATGTGTGTCTGAAGGGGAGATGCTGAGAGAAATTAACGTCTTCCtaggatgctgctgctgaccCTGTTCCATTGCTGTCAGACTGATGTTCTGGGATCATAAAACTTAGTTTTTTCCTGGTTGCTAGGAATCCTTGCGCTGACTGATGCAAATTCACCACTATAATCTCGTAATTCTGAGGTGTTATTCTGACATACTTCACTTTCATGAAATCAATACAACCTGCAGCTGAATCTAAAAGGGGTAGGAACAGATTGCTTCCTCCTTTGCTCCCTGGTGGTGAGCAAAGTGCATTGGAACATGTCTTGCCTGTTTTTTGTAAGATGCTCAGTGTTCATCATGGGAAGGAGTAAGGTTTCTTCTGtgctcagaaacagaaaggatcctgtatttttattttgaggtgAATACTGATTTGAGGGCTCAATCCAGATTGTTACCTTTGCCTGCAAGTGGCAGGTAAATATGAGGAATAATAGCACAGATAAAGCAGTGGCTGAAGTGGTAACTAGATTTTTATTTGGACTGAGACTAGG
Coding sequences within:
- the RGS9BP gene encoding regulator of G-protein signaling 9-binding protein, with translation MVKEECKALLDALNKVTACYRHMVLTIGGTSDSQNLREELKKTRQKAQELAVANRNKLTTVLKDKTVSKEDKAEFERLWVIFSTCLEILEIDMRRALELGHEFPLNVPKKHLIQTGMSGGTSGVAARAMSVQNMKYEAEHNIDVVDLKDLENEINQVGEMMYEMEMKVNVPQWTVEAKQDPGAELKSTISVGASSIGMISVEENKSFCDISKILAGIIFSAVLIIAIVLAVCVVKLS